A single genomic interval of Pomacea canaliculata isolate SZHN2017 linkage group LG5, ASM307304v1, whole genome shotgun sequence harbors:
- the LOC112565328 gene encoding coiled-coil domain-containing protein 89-like → MASNQRTPRDLRQMVNESSQDIQEIQDSLAKLRALKEDDKTEAAMLRSRIDEQSRLIMILKHRADEELLRAQALDKVNKELTELKEHSDDVLKNEMRKYNILDSRFGNLASNHEEMIKIKNEYKRVNQELREENARLKNENSRMFSKVVQDKDAKIQELENKFAIMKEQNGSLEIKLRQLQQEYRDREETLKQQLQKVTEKAGAQIKDLQHHLQDSEERLKGANHKLQVQQESRAYLEQELQSKVGTLTKERDELLELSMQRGKLIQKEQAENKRLTKKVEEAEKLVKSMQIKFDCEAAAVNANLQVQKLKEELTETEAKYADMQKEFAAFKKHSGELLRQEKELNERLRHIIG, encoded by the exons ATGGCGTCGAATCAAAGAACGCCTCGAGATCTTCGTCAGATGGTTAATGAAAGCAGTCAA GACATCCAAGAAATTCAAGACAGTCTTGCAAAGCTCAGAGCTTTAAAAGAGGACGACAAGACAGAGGCTGCAATGCTGCGATCAAGAATTGATGAGCAATCTCGACTtattatgattttaaaacaCCGTGCAGATGAAGAGCTTCTTCGTGCACAGGCTCTAGATAAAGTTAACAAAGAATTGACAGAACTCAAGGAGCATTCTGATGAtgtgttaaaaaatgaaatgcggAAATACAACATTTTGGACTCTCGTTTTGGCAATCTAGCATCAAACCATGAGGagatgataaaaattaaaaatgaatataaaagagTAAATCAGGAATTACGAGAAGAAAATGCAagattgaaaaatgaaaattctcGCATGTTTTCTAAAGTAGTTCAAGATAAAGATGCAAAGATACAAGaattggaaaataaatttgccATCATGAAAGAGCAAAATGGTAGTTTGGAGATAAAGTTACG ACAGTTGCAGCAGGAATATAGAGACCGGGAAGAAACTTTGAAGCAGCAGCTGCAGAAGGTCACAGAGAAAGCCGGTGCACAGATCAAAGATTTACAACACCATTTGCAAGATTCTGAGGAGCGACTTAAAG GAGCAAACCACAAGCTGCAAGTACAACAGGAGTCACGGGCATACCTAGAGCAAGAGCTGCAGTCAAAGGTTGGAACACTGACCAAGGAGAGGGATGAGCTGCTAGAGCTATCCATGCAGCGTGGCAAACTTATCCAG aaggAGCAAGCAGAAAATAAGAGACTCACGAAGAAGGTAGAAGAAGCTGAAAAACTCGTGAAATCAATGCAAATTAAATTTGA TTGTGAAGCTGCTGCAGTAAATGCTAACCTTCAGGTTCAAAAGCTGAAGGAAGAGCTTACTGAAACCGAAGCAAAGTATGCAGATATGCAAAAG gAATTTGCTGCCTTCAAAAAACATTCTGGTGAACTGTTGAGGCAAGAAAAAGAACTTAATGAAAGACTTAGACACATAATTGGTTGA